A region of Candidatus Cloacimonadota bacterium DNA encodes the following proteins:
- the murI gene encoding glutamate racemase has translation MKKPIGIFDSGVGGLTVYKAIRSAFPEEDLIYFGDTARVPYGPKSRNTIIEYSVQNARFLLQKGIKILIVACNTSSAVALPELMALTNIPIIGVIGPGAEMAARLTQTKRIGVIGTEGTVRSEAYSRAISEIIPEAEVFSRACPLFVPLVEEGWLEQPATRQIVHEYLDPYLALDIDTLVLGCTHYPLLKEMISEVLGARVALVDSADAIASYLRSLLPAEYDGQAGTDKFYVSDNEDKFARIAGRILGTEPSQLQRVRLFESWFE, from the coding sequence ATGAAAAAGCCGATCGGGATATTTGATTCCGGGGTGGGAGGCCTCACCGTTTACAAGGCGATCCGTTCCGCGTTTCCGGAGGAGGATCTGATCTATTTCGGAGACACGGCCCGGGTTCCCTATGGCCCCAAATCCCGCAATACCATCATCGAATACTCGGTTCAGAACGCCCGGTTCTTGCTTCAGAAAGGGATAAAGATCTTGATAGTGGCCTGCAATACATCTTCAGCCGTGGCGCTGCCGGAACTGATGGCCCTCACCAACATTCCGATCATCGGCGTGATCGGCCCCGGCGCTGAAATGGCCGCCAGGCTAACACAAACCAAGCGGATCGGCGTGATCGGCACAGAAGGCACGGTGCGTTCAGAAGCCTACAGCCGGGCCATCAGCGAGATCATTCCGGAAGCCGAGGTCTTCTCCCGGGCCTGCCCCCTCTTCGTGCCGTTGGTGGAGGAAGGCTGGCTGGAGCAACCCGCCACGCGCCAGATCGTGCACGAATACCTCGATCCCTACCTGGCTTTGGATATCGACACCCTGGTGCTGGGCTGCACCCACTATCCCTTGCTGAAAGAAATGATAAGCGAGGTGCTCGGTGCCAGGGTGGCACTGGTGGACAGCGCCGACGCCATAGCCAGTTATCTGCGGTCGCTTCTGCCTGCGGAATACGACGGCCAGGCCGGCACCGACAAGTTTTACGTGAGCGACAACGAGGATAAATTCGCCCGGATCGCCGGACGCATTTTGGGCACTGAGCCCAGCCAGCTGCAGCGGGTCCGCCTGTTCGAAAGCTGGTTTGAATAA